DNA sequence from the Bacillus pumilus genome:
GATCACCGGTCAAACGGGGGAATTTTCTATCAATCCTTCTGCTTAAACGTCTCGATCCAATCTTCAATGCTCATGTTATTTACACCCTCGTATTGCACGACTTTTGACAAAAATAGTTCTCCTTTTGTCAAATGAAGTGTGATCTGAACGGCTAATAATAAGACAAGCTGAATGAGCACCGCTTTAAATAACCATCTTTCCATTGTTTTCATACAAAAAGCCTCCACGCTAGATTCTATTACCTCTAGTATGGAAGCTTTTAACATCCTTTATTCTTATGCTTTTTTCACACGTGTTAAAAGCTGCTGCTGGAAGCAGTACTTCATAATGTGCTGCTGCTGATCATTTGTGATCTCAGAAAACTCCATGATCGCTCTTGTTTTGCCAGTCTGCTCATCTTGATAAACTCGGCTCATCTCTGCAACCGCTTTAATTTTAACAGGCTCTTTCAGCGGAAGTTCAAACTCTGTGATCACTTCTCCGTATTCTTTCAATGAGACACCTTCA
Encoded proteins:
- a CDS encoding DUF5359 family protein, whose amino-acid sequence is MKTMERWLFKAVLIQLVLLLAVQITLHLTKGELFLSKVVQYEGVNNMSIEDWIETFKQKD